One Marinibacterium anthonyi genomic region harbors:
- the flgE gene encoding Flagellar hook protein FlgE has protein sequence MSMSSSLNAGVSGLQANSTKLSTISENIANASTYGFKRVESSFDAMVMGSGYSYTAGGVSASTIRLIDEAGSLVTTNNATDIAIRGRGFVPVTWEPDFAAGGSEMLLSRGGSFRINEDGYLATETGLLLMGWPAAEDGSIPNFPRDTSDGLEPIQFSLNLTGDPTTSVSMSLNLPAVDTEAGTTGESYELTVEYFDNLGRSQSITLEFTPTVPATGTSNEWTVVMTDSAQDDAVIGEYVMTFEDSRTAGGTIQSVATVTGGTYDPVEGTMIVNAASGPIEFDIGAINDAYGLTQLSDSFAPISISKDGSPVGNMVSVEIDENGYVNVLYDTGVTETLFQVPMINVANPNGLAPLSQQTYRANNASGTFFLWDAGDGPTGTIASYAREESNVDIASELTDMIQTQRAYSSNAKVIQTVDEMLQETTNIKR, from the coding sequence ATGTCCATGTCGTCCTCCCTCAACGCCGGTGTCTCCGGCTTGCAGGCCAATTCGACAAAGCTGTCCACGATCTCGGAAAACATCGCCAACGCGTCGACCTACGGGTTCAAGCGGGTCGAAAGCAGTTTCGACGCCATGGTTATGGGTTCGGGGTATTCCTATACGGCCGGCGGCGTCTCGGCCTCGACCATTCGCCTGATCGACGAGGCCGGCTCGCTGGTGACAACCAACAACGCCACCGACATCGCCATTCGGGGACGCGGATTCGTTCCCGTCACCTGGGAACCCGACTTTGCCGCCGGCGGGTCGGAAATGCTGCTAAGCCGTGGCGGCAGCTTCCGCATCAACGAAGACGGGTATCTGGCCACGGAAACCGGCCTGCTGCTCATGGGGTGGCCCGCGGCCGAAGACGGATCGATCCCCAATTTTCCGCGCGACACGTCGGACGGGCTTGAGCCGATCCAGTTCAGCCTCAACCTGACGGGCGATCCGACGACCTCCGTCTCGATGAGCCTGAACCTGCCGGCCGTCGATACCGAGGCCGGAACAACCGGCGAATCCTACGAGCTGACGGTCGAATATTTCGACAACCTTGGCCGGTCGCAAAGCATCACGCTGGAATTCACGCCGACGGTTCCGGCCACCGGCACGTCCAACGAATGGACCGTGGTGATGACCGACAGCGCCCAGGACGACGCGGTGATCGGCGAATACGTGATGACCTTCGAAGACAGCCGGACCGCCGGCGGCACCATCCAGTCGGTGGCGACGGTAACCGGTGGGACCTATGATCCCGTCGAAGGCACGATGATCGTCAACGCAGCCAGCGGACCGATCGAATTCGACATCGGCGCGATCAACGACGCCTACGGCCTCACCCAGCTGTCGGACAGCTTTGCGCCCATTTCGATCAGCAAGGACGGATCGCCGGTCGGCAACATGGTCTCGGTCGAAATCGACGAGAACGGGTATGTCAACGTTCTGTATGACACCGGCGTGACCGAAACGCTGTTCCAGGTCCCGATGATCAACGTCGCCAACCCCAATGGCCTGGCCCCGCTCAGCCAGCAGACATACCGCGCCAACAACGCCAGCGGCACCTTCTTCCTGTGGGACGCAGGCGACGGGCCGACGGGGACGATCGCGTCCTATGCGCGCGAGGAATCCAATGTCGACATCGCGTCCGAGCTGACGGACATGATCCAGACGCAGCGGGCGTATTCCTCGAACGCGAAGGTCATCCAGACCGTCGACGAAATGCTGCAGGAAACCACCAACATCAAGCGCTGA